A stretch of the Streptomyces sp. 1331.2 genome encodes the following:
- a CDS encoding HAD family acid phosphatase, which yields MSIKAKLVATVTLTAAITAGLAAPAVAAPAAPAPAVSAAAPAVAAGSSVSEQQWLADVTAAIAPARAYIEQRTATPKAGEKPAIVFDIDNTTLATHFHPFTMPGIAPVVELAQYAHARGVTIIFVTARPGFIESVTRYSLQKAGYTVDELRGRDLGDLTKPVQQYKTEERIKVENEGYTIVASVGNNWTDLNGGHAEKTFKLPDYDGLLS from the coding sequence ATGAGCATCAAGGCCAAGCTCGTCGCCACCGTGACCCTGACGGCGGCGATCACCGCCGGCCTCGCCGCCCCCGCGGTCGCCGCCCCGGCCGCCCCGGCCCCGGCTGTTTCCGCCGCTGCTCCTGCCGTCGCGGCCGGCAGCTCGGTGAGCGAGCAGCAGTGGTTGGCTGACGTCACCGCGGCGATCGCGCCCGCCCGCGCCTACATCGAGCAGCGCACCGCCACCCCGAAGGCGGGCGAGAAGCCCGCGATCGTCTTCGACATCGACAACACCACCCTGGCGACGCACTTCCACCCGTTCACGATGCCGGGCATAGCGCCGGTGGTGGAGCTGGCGCAGTACGCCCACGCGCGCGGGGTCACGATCATCTTCGTCACTGCGCGCCCGGGCTTCATCGAATCCGTCACCCGGTACAGCCTGCAGAAGGCCGGCTACACCGTGGACGAGCTGCGCGGACGCGACCTGGGCGACCTGACCAAGCCGGTGCAGCAGTACAAGACGGAGGAGCGGATCAAGGTCGAGAACGAGGGCTACACGATCGTCGCCAGCGTCGGCAACAACTGGACGGACCTGAACGGCGGCCACGCCGAGAAGACCTTCAAGCTGCCGGACTACGACGGCCTGCTCTCCTGA
- a CDS encoding polyprenyl synthetase family protein, whose product MPHPLQSAALRQPETPDHRAGYRRTLSAYRDELRAEVERRWGAEQQEPETICRHALLPAGKLVRPLLCLESTAAVGGTAAQVMPAALGIEAGHVASLIHDDIIDGDDTRRGRPAVQHRFGIDRAILAGDRMIFSMFQGLAECQDRGVPTERIVQALRVFADMGADLCRGATVELALGGDPSCTVEDYLAMTRLKTAAGIRGACQIGAVLGGGTPEEVHALGVYGDELGTAFQIQDDLLPYDHDRSPTGKPATSDLRNRRPTLPILLAHRTASPGDRDTVEQMLAGRLDTHTAHRRIHEVVHRTGAMAAAHRIAQRHLHRARAALTALPATGSRTRLTLLADDVLGSGR is encoded by the coding sequence ATGCCCCACCCGCTGCAATCCGCCGCCCTCCGGCAGCCCGAGACCCCGGACCACCGCGCCGGGTACCGGCGCACGCTCTCGGCCTACCGCGACGAGCTCCGGGCCGAGGTCGAGCGGCGCTGGGGCGCCGAACAGCAGGAGCCGGAGACGATCTGCCGCCACGCGCTGCTCCCGGCGGGCAAGCTCGTACGCCCGCTGCTCTGCCTGGAGTCGACGGCCGCGGTCGGCGGCACGGCGGCCCAGGTGATGCCGGCCGCGCTCGGAATCGAAGCCGGCCACGTGGCGAGCCTGATCCACGACGACATCATCGACGGGGACGACACCCGGCGCGGACGCCCCGCCGTGCAGCACCGGTTCGGGATCGACCGCGCGATCCTGGCCGGCGACAGGATGATCTTCTCGATGTTCCAGGGGCTGGCCGAATGCCAGGACCGCGGCGTCCCCACCGAGCGGATCGTCCAGGCCCTGCGCGTCTTCGCCGACATGGGCGCCGACCTGTGCCGCGGCGCGACGGTCGAACTGGCGCTGGGCGGAGACCCCTCCTGCACCGTGGAGGACTACCTCGCCATGACCCGGCTCAAGACCGCGGCGGGGATCCGGGGCGCCTGCCAGATCGGAGCGGTCCTGGGCGGCGGCACCCCCGAGGAGGTCCACGCGCTCGGCGTCTACGGGGACGAACTCGGCACCGCGTTCCAGATCCAGGACGACCTGCTGCCCTACGACCACGACCGTTCCCCCACCGGCAAGCCGGCCACCAGCGACCTGCGCAACCGCCGCCCCACCCTCCCGATCCTGCTGGCCCACCGGACGGCAAGCCCCGGCGACCGCGACACCGTCGAGCAGATGCTCGCCGGCCGCCTGGACACGCACACCGCACACCGCCGGATCCACGAGGTCGTCCACCGCACCGGCGCCATGGCCGCGGCCCACCGCATCGCCCAACGCCACCTCCACCGGGCCCGTGCCGCACTCACCGCCCTCCCGGCCACCGGCAGCCGCACCCGCCTCACCCTCCTCGCCGACGACGTGCTCGGCAGCGGCCGATAG
- a CDS encoding SDR family oxidoreductase: MTTATTKTVLITGTSSGIGLATAVAAARSGWHVIATMRDTTKADALLAAAAEAGVTVDVRALDVTDPASVEACLSGLDRLDALVNNAGAGHVGTLEQESVEDVRAVMEVNFFGVLHVTKAALPLLRASKGRLLTVTSVGGVVGQPFNEAYCAAKFAVEGYMESLAPVAATAGVSVSVVEPGAVASEFVSNVRLAEDPLEQAGPYAPALAAYLERTRGAFANAQTSQDVAARITDLLAAEQPPFRLLTSDAARAFAATKLKDLDGSAVQTLTSAWVA, translated from the coding sequence ATGACTACGGCGACCACCAAGACCGTCCTGATCACCGGCACCTCCTCCGGCATCGGCCTGGCCACCGCCGTCGCCGCCGCGCGCAGCGGCTGGCACGTGATCGCCACCATGCGCGACACCACCAAGGCGGACGCGCTGCTGGCGGCGGCAGCGGAAGCCGGGGTCACCGTCGACGTCCGGGCCCTGGACGTGACCGACCCGGCCTCCGTCGAGGCCTGCCTGTCCGGCCTCGACCGGCTGGACGCGCTGGTCAACAACGCCGGCGCGGGCCACGTCGGCACCCTGGAGCAGGAGAGCGTCGAGGACGTCCGCGCCGTGATGGAGGTCAACTTCTTCGGCGTCCTGCACGTCACCAAGGCCGCCCTGCCCCTGCTGCGGGCGAGCAAGGGCCGGCTGCTGACCGTCACCAGCGTCGGCGGCGTGGTCGGCCAGCCCTTCAACGAGGCCTACTGCGCCGCCAAGTTCGCCGTCGAGGGCTACATGGAATCCCTCGCGCCGGTCGCCGCCACCGCCGGCGTGTCCGTCAGCGTGGTCGAACCGGGCGCGGTGGCCAGCGAGTTCGTCAGCAACGTGCGCCTCGCCGAGGACCCGCTGGAGCAGGCCGGACCGTACGCACCGGCGCTGGCCGCCTACCTGGAGCGCACCCGTGGCGCCTTCGCCAACGCCCAGACCTCGCAGGACGTCGCCGCCCGGATCACCGACCTCCTCGCCGCCGAGCAGCCGCCCTTCCGCCTGCTCACCTCCGACGCCGCGCGCGCCTTCGCCGCCACCAAGCTCAAGGACCTCGACGGGTCGGCCGTCCAGACCCTGACGAGCGCCTGGGTCGCCTGA
- a CDS encoding MarR family winged helix-turn-helix transcriptional regulator, protein MSQPPDELTREIVGLIAAVTRRYAKEFEAAAATHDLTSLQAKALLAAEEPVPTRRIAERLHAEPSNVTVIIDRLESRGLVERSVDPGDRRVKRVAATEAGRSVAADLRTRMPFAADPLARLSTGQREDLRALLHLVLEA, encoded by the coding sequence ATGTCCCAGCCACCGGATGAGCTCACCCGGGAGATCGTCGGCCTCATCGCGGCCGTCACCCGCCGCTACGCCAAGGAGTTCGAGGCCGCCGCGGCGACCCACGACCTCACGTCGCTGCAGGCCAAGGCGCTGCTCGCCGCCGAGGAGCCGGTCCCGACCCGCCGGATCGCGGAGCGGCTGCACGCCGAGCCGTCCAACGTGACGGTGATCATCGACCGACTGGAGTCCCGGGGCCTGGTGGAGCGCAGCGTCGACCCGGGCGACCGCCGGGTCAAGCGCGTCGCCGCCACCGAAGCGGGGCGCAGCGTCGCCGCCGACCTGCGCACCCGGATGCCCTTCGCCGCCGACCCCCTGGCCAGGCTCAGCACGGGCCAGCGCGAGGACCTGCGCGCACTGCTGCACCTGGTCCTGGAGGCCTGA